In a genomic window of Cystobacter fuscus DSM 2262:
- a CDS encoding serine hydrolase, translating into MKERIDPFVTESMRTGHIPGLSLVILQGGQPVCIKSYGLAHVEKNQPMTPKTLVSIGSTTKAMTALALMQQVEAGAVELDAPVTRYLPWFRTADGLQEQILVKHLLSHTSGLPNGMTWDGDHDDEALERLVRSLAEVKLHFPPGQQEAYSNDGLAVAGLIVQTVAGGPFEQHMADSVFEPLGMRRTFMGAVPEQEQDVVQGYTWTRGQLHTMAPPWSRAHVPAGSATHTTAEDVSRYFSALLARGEAPGGRVLSAQGIERMWQPAVMTSNGPSANGLGWVISEESGRKRVSHGGNTITSSSSFNLIPSEGVAVGVLSNLNTPVTEQVGTGVVALLSGKEPTKPVSNDRAPSTFVPDTTVWRNYVGTYDTAIGPLTVFVEAGHLWLTIEAARPPVRGELEAYGDNDFVERDEFGLLEGMSVKFKPSPDGGMLLLLNDQPIGGRMP; encoded by the coding sequence ATGAAGGAGCGGATCGATCCCTTCGTCACCGAGAGCATGCGAACAGGACACATCCCGGGGCTCTCGCTCGTCATCCTCCAGGGTGGCCAGCCCGTATGCATCAAGAGCTATGGTCTGGCCCACGTGGAGAAGAACCAGCCGATGACGCCGAAGACACTGGTGTCCATCGGCTCCACCACCAAGGCGATGACGGCCCTGGCGCTCATGCAGCAGGTGGAGGCGGGCGCCGTGGAGCTGGATGCTCCCGTGACGCGCTACCTGCCCTGGTTCCGCACGGCGGACGGGCTCCAGGAGCAAATCCTCGTCAAGCATCTGCTGTCACACACCTCCGGCCTGCCCAACGGCATGACCTGGGATGGCGACCATGATGACGAGGCCCTCGAGCGCCTGGTGCGCTCACTCGCCGAGGTGAAGCTCCACTTCCCGCCAGGGCAGCAAGAGGCGTACTCCAACGATGGACTCGCGGTGGCCGGTCTCATCGTCCAGACGGTGGCGGGCGGGCCCTTCGAGCAACACATGGCCGACTCCGTCTTCGAGCCGCTGGGCATGCGCCGCACCTTCATGGGGGCGGTCCCCGAGCAAGAGCAGGACGTGGTCCAGGGCTACACGTGGACGCGGGGACAGCTGCATACGATGGCCCCGCCGTGGTCGAGAGCACACGTGCCCGCGGGCTCGGCGACCCACACCACCGCCGAGGATGTGTCCCGTTACTTCTCGGCCCTGCTCGCCCGGGGCGAAGCGCCTGGTGGGCGGGTGCTCTCCGCGCAGGGCATCGAGCGGATGTGGCAGCCCGCGGTGATGACCAGCAACGGGCCGTCCGCCAACGGGCTGGGCTGGGTGATCTCCGAGGAGTCTGGCCGGAAGCGGGTGTCCCATGGAGGCAACACCATCACCAGCAGCTCCAGCTTCAACCTGATTCCCTCCGAGGGTGTGGCCGTGGGAGTACTCAGCAACCTCAACACACCGGTCACGGAGCAGGTGGGCACGGGCGTCGTCGCGCTGCTGTCCGGAAAGGAGCCCACGAAGCCCGTGTCGAATGACCGGGCGCCCAGCACCTTCGTGCCGGACACCACCGTGTGGCGGAACTACGTGGGCACCTACGACACGGCCATAGGCCCGCTCACCGTCTTCGTGGAGGCGGGCCACCTGTGGTTGACCATCGAGGCGGCCAGGCCGCCCGTCCGCGGGGAGTTGGAGGCCTACGGCGACAATGATTTCGTCGAGCGGGATGAGTTCGGCCTGCTCGAGGGCATGAGCGTGAAATTCAAGCCCTCGCCGGACGGCGGCATGCTCCTGCTCCTCAACGACCAGCCCATCGGCGGTCGCATGCCCTAG
- a CDS encoding DNA alkylation repair protein, translating to MPEQLKTFFDRSVVERIATMLRAAHPSFPRQRFLAEATEGLEAHELMGRARHIMRAMHSSLPADFEDAAGILLRSLGPERERAEGQGMDVFIYLPHTLYVAEHGLGHFETSMRAQYELTRRFTAEFSIRPFLERHPRETLVRLSQWAKDPNVHVRRLVSEGSRPRLPWASRLRAFQEDPRPVLELLELLKDDQELYVRRSVANNLNDIGKDHPDVLVDTCARWKEGASAERLWIIRHALRSAVKRGDTRALSVLGFSGGGALEVTASFPSKRVRIGENIAMTLSVTNRSETRQQAIVDLAVHFIKSNGKASPKVFKGGKVDLLPGASCTLEKTISFATMTTRKHYAGTHRVEALVNGRATDLGSFTVLG from the coding sequence ATGCCGGAGCAGCTCAAGACCTTCTTCGATCGGAGCGTGGTGGAGCGCATCGCCACCATGCTGCGCGCCGCCCATCCCTCCTTCCCGAGGCAACGCTTCCTGGCCGAGGCCACCGAGGGACTCGAGGCACACGAACTCATGGGCCGTGCCCGCCACATCATGCGGGCGATGCACAGCTCTCTCCCCGCTGACTTCGAGGACGCGGCTGGAATCCTCCTGCGGTCGCTCGGGCCGGAGCGCGAACGCGCGGAGGGCCAGGGGATGGACGTCTTCATCTACCTTCCTCACACCTTGTACGTCGCGGAGCATGGCCTCGGCCATTTCGAGACGTCGATGCGAGCCCAGTACGAGCTCACCAGGCGCTTCACCGCGGAGTTCTCCATCCGGCCGTTCCTCGAGCGCCATCCGCGAGAGACCCTGGTGCGACTCTCCCAATGGGCGAAAGATCCGAACGTCCACGTCCGGCGGCTCGTCTCCGAGGGCTCGCGGCCCCGGTTGCCCTGGGCCTCCCGGCTCCGAGCGTTCCAGGAGGATCCACGTCCGGTGCTGGAACTGCTCGAGTTGCTCAAGGATGATCAGGAACTCTACGTCCGGCGCTCCGTCGCCAACAACCTGAATGACATTGGCAAGGACCACCCGGATGTCCTGGTGGACACCTGCGCACGGTGGAAGGAAGGCGCCTCGGCGGAGCGGCTGTGGATCATCCGCCATGCGCTCCGCTCCGCGGTGAAACGAGGGGACACCCGCGCGCTCTCGGTGCTCGGGTTCAGCGGCGGCGGAGCGCTCGAGGTGACGGCTTCATTCCCATCCAAGCGGGTCCGGATCGGCGAGAACATCGCGATGACCTTGTCCGTCACCAACCGCTCGGAGACGCGACAGCAGGCCATCGTCGACCTCGCCGTGCACTTCATCAAGTCGAACGGCAAGGCCAGTCCAAAGGTCTTCAAGGGGGGCAAGGTCGATCTCCTCCCCGGTGCGTCCTGCACCCTCGAGAAGACGATCTCCTTCGCCACGATGACGACGCGGAAGCACTACGCGGGCACGCACCGGGTCGAGGCGCTCGTGAATGGCCGGGCCACCGACCTGGGGAGCTTCACCGTCCTTGGTTGA
- a CDS encoding helix-turn-helix transcriptional regulator: MEEHAEGAAVKNESMTKKKLTVHLGETLRAARARAQWTQADVAERVGVATEVYGRMERGNLTPSVPILRALCGVLKMDADEALALEFREKAAWLKERPAPSVEESPGMRRLMRTLRQMDDKQLAALSMVARTLASSADD; the protein is encoded by the coding sequence ATGGAGGAGCACGCGGAGGGAGCAGCGGTGAAGAACGAGTCGATGACGAAGAAGAAGCTCACCGTGCATCTGGGAGAAACGCTGCGAGCGGCCCGCGCCCGGGCGCAATGGACGCAAGCGGACGTGGCCGAGCGCGTGGGGGTGGCCACGGAGGTGTACGGGCGGATGGAGCGCGGCAACCTGACGCCCAGCGTCCCGATCCTTCGTGCATTGTGTGGGGTGTTGAAGATGGACGCCGATGAGGCCCTCGCCCTGGAGTTCCGGGAGAAGGCGGCCTGGTTGAAGGAGCGGCCCGCCCCCTCGGTGGAGGAATCGCCGGGGATGCGCCGCCTGATGCGCACGCTGCGCCAGATGGACGACAAGCAACTGGCGGCCCTGAGC